Proteins from a genomic interval of Pseudomonas sp. RC10:
- a CDS encoding SDR family oxidoreductase — MSEFDKRLAVVTGASSGIGLAVTERLLDEGSTVIAMARRVGGLELLQEKYSTRLHRLKGDVTQASDLERLAGMARELGPVDFIVPNAGIAMLAQGTDTAAFDRLWEVNGAAALNTVAALREQLTKPASVVFIGTFLSRLAFPGLAGYIASKTALISHARTLAVELAASDIRVNIVSPGPTATPIWGSLGLGNVELSEVASAVNSRLLDGKFLEPHAVADVILWLLSAGSRSIYGQEIVVDGGYTLR, encoded by the coding sequence ATGAGTGAGTTCGATAAACGATTGGCTGTGGTCACAGGCGCAAGTTCCGGGATCGGCTTGGCGGTCACGGAGCGCCTGTTGGATGAAGGTTCGACGGTTATTGCCATGGCGCGGCGCGTCGGCGGACTTGAACTTTTGCAGGAAAAATATTCAACCCGCTTACACCGGCTAAAAGGGGATGTCACCCAGGCCAGTGATCTGGAGCGGTTGGCGGGAATGGCTCGGGAACTCGGGCCTGTGGACTTTATCGTCCCGAACGCCGGCATCGCGATGTTGGCTCAAGGGACCGATACGGCTGCGTTTGATCGATTGTGGGAGGTCAATGGCGCCGCTGCCTTGAACACGGTGGCGGCCTTGAGAGAGCAACTGACCAAGCCGGCGAGCGTTGTATTCATCGGCACGTTTCTGTCGCGATTGGCGTTCCCCGGACTTGCCGGATATATCGCGTCCAAAACAGCGTTGATCAGTCACGCACGGACCCTGGCGGTCGAACTGGCCGCCAGCGATATTCGCGTGAATATCGTTTCTCCCGGCCCTACCGCGACGCCTATCTGGGGTTCCCTGGGGCTTGGCAATGTCGAGCTGTCGGAAGTCGCCAGTGCCGTGAATAGTCGGCTACTCGATGGGAAGTTTCTTGAGCCGCATGCGGTTGCTGATGTGATCCTGTGGCTGTTATCCGCCGGCTCGCGAAGCATTTACGGTCAAGAGATCGTGGTGGACGGCGGATACACCCTGCGCTGA
- a CDS encoding LuxR C-terminal-related transcriptional regulator, with the protein MEVEALASNSDLLLHHLPIAVIIASHRKIIRCNAFALEMFRATSEQVIGASFEVLYPERKDFEVAAQHFGPLLSRHINFQEDRLMRRLDGTHFWATVRGYGFNAHAPYELATWVFTDVPDGEQTQRDQRVILTARERDVAALMVDGLTSKEAARRLAISPRTVDIHRCNLLKKYGVNTTAELVKRVIR; encoded by the coding sequence ATGGAAGTTGAAGCCTTGGCGTCCAATTCAGACCTGCTCCTGCATCACCTTCCCATCGCTGTAATCATTGCCAGCCATCGAAAGATCATACGGTGTAATGCCTTTGCGTTGGAGATGTTTCGCGCAACTTCCGAACAGGTCATTGGCGCGTCGTTTGAAGTGCTCTACCCGGAACGCAAGGACTTCGAAGTGGCGGCTCAACATTTTGGTCCGCTGTTGTCGAGGCACATCAATTTTCAAGAGGATCGGCTAATGCGTCGCCTGGACGGCACGCATTTCTGGGCAACGGTGAGAGGCTACGGCTTCAACGCCCATGCTCCGTATGAATTGGCGACCTGGGTATTCACGGACGTCCCTGACGGTGAACAAACCCAACGGGACCAGCGGGTCATTCTCACCGCGCGCGAAAGGGACGTTGCAGCCCTCATGGTTGACGGGTTGACGAGCAAGGAGGCTGCCAGGCGCCTGGCTATCAGTCCCCGCACGGTGGACATTCACCGCTGTAATCTATTGAAAAAATACGGTGTGAACACAACGGCTGAATTAGTGAAGCGTGTCATCCGATAA
- a CDS encoding PepSY-associated TM helix domain-containing protein: protein MFWGDFHRLAGLWSMGFVALIAITATWFLVQAVLSDHHIEFPDPPASTLMTDNDVPQTPAGSYPQPLSPDQAIHLVSKRIPGFQPGYINLPRHAYDYLDIGGQGKVPFIYQSVSMNPYTGAIAISRLMRDRPPLEVLAKMMRPLHTGDFGGLWIKLIWCFFGILLSLMVLSGLLIWSKRTVKATASLLNRSALRRPSIAPPPRIGRNPMTHSVPSNASGRPLSTLRQAWRTYRVHLNVLLILIPVAFIPTYFSDFANRVDGRADG from the coding sequence GTGTTTTGGGGGGACTTTCATCGGCTTGCCGGGCTGTGGTCGATGGGATTCGTTGCGCTGATTGCAATCACCGCGACCTGGTTTCTGGTGCAGGCGGTACTGAGTGACCATCACATTGAATTTCCCGACCCGCCAGCATCGACGCTGATGACGGATAACGACGTCCCTCAAACGCCCGCCGGTTCTTATCCCCAACCGCTCAGCCCGGATCAGGCGATTCATCTCGTCAGCAAACGCATTCCAGGCTTTCAACCCGGCTATATCAATCTGCCTCGTCATGCGTACGACTACCTCGACATTGGCGGTCAGGGGAAGGTCCCGTTCATCTACCAATCTGTATCGATGAACCCTTATACCGGCGCAATCGCCATCTCCAGGCTCATGCGTGACCGCCCACCCCTTGAAGTCCTGGCCAAGATGATGCGACCCCTTCATACCGGCGACTTCGGTGGGCTGTGGATCAAACTGATTTGGTGTTTCTTTGGCATCCTTCTGTCACTGATGGTACTCAGCGGCCTGCTGATCTGGAGCAAACGTACCGTTAAAGCCACAGCCAGCCTGCTCAACCGCAGCGCCCTCCGCCGCCCTTCTATCGCGCCCCCCCCCCGTATTGGACGAAACCCGATGACCCACTCTGTTCCGAGCAACGCGTCAGGCCGTCCGCTTTCGACGCTGCGCCAAGCATGGCGCACGTACCGCGTTCACCTGAACGTTCTGTTGATACTGATTCCTGTGGCGTTCATCCCGACGTACTTTTCGGACTTCGCGAACCGCGTCGACGGTCGCGCGGACGGATAA
- a CDS encoding co-regulatory protein PtrA N-terminal domain-containing protein, giving the protein MKKSMIAMLMILSSVSAYSHAEGGGDTVFERMESLRNAAMEAKQKAQSDATTPTISDKTPDKTETSHKDKC; this is encoded by the coding sequence GTGAAAAAATCAATGATTGCAATGCTCATGATATTGTCGAGTGTGAGTGCTTACAGCCATGCAGAAGGCGGTGGCGATACGGTATTCGAGCGAATGGAGTCGCTGAGAAACGCCGCGATGGAGGCAAAACAAAAAGCGCAGTCCGATGCGACAACCCCGACGATCAGCGATAAGACACCCGACAAGACAGAGACTTCCCATAAGGATAAATGCTAA
- a CDS encoding STN domain-containing protein — protein MIRFDVPQGDLGAAVLRFGEQAGVCLAFDPEMTRGKTTQGLSGTYAVSVALRMLVKDSGLHVVLLSGSRYRLEPSGSAL, from the coding sequence ATGATCCGTTTCGATGTTCCGCAAGGCGATCTCGGTGCGGCGGTGCTCCGTTTTGGAGAGCAGGCTGGCGTGTGCCTCGCCTTTGATCCCGAGATGACTCGCGGGAAAACCACGCAGGGGCTGTCTGGCACCTATGCCGTGTCGGTCGCGCTGCGCATGTTGGTGAAAGATTCAGGCTTGCATGTCGTGCTGCTTTCCGGGTCCCGTTACCGCCTCGAACCGTCGGGTTCGGCGCTTTGA
- a CDS encoding methyl-accepting chemotaxis protein translates to MSQRTLLFKLFWTALTGTLGVLVLLIGSIAYLSYGTSLKENAERVDATVKTNVAQVETQFGVGWTVAESVASAALAMHRAQVSRQAADEVTHQIFESNPQLLGLGHYWEPDAFDGKDAEFVNHPGHDSTGRYVVYWNRSSGRVGSEPLVNYVPEGPDNQYYYRPLRTREAWATDPYAYSTTSGQQLMMVSIMIPLIENGKAIGTAGVDIPLSGITQQLAKIDLFNGYGALISTDGLYASHPDSARWGKQADNIPEAAREAIKAGQHYAFQRDGWEYVLEPVRIGKSPNQWSLMVAYPIEVAMAGIHHFLVTAMFVGLGGLLILALALWIVLRWQIRPLSTLTVGIQGWQGHLGLRFQASSQDETGRLATAFNQFISRLGVLVSAIREGSTVLLQTSDLLNTTTTSVAERATVQHTATEEMGQGVAALAQSVSEVSHQAEDMESVARDTETLTSKMSAEMALTVAGITHIDHTMDTVAQTVEGLERRSQDIAGIIAVIRSIADQTNLLALNAAIEAARAGEHGRGFAVVADEVRQLAERTSGSTREIGVMIGAIGEDVKNTVANVSEVRHAVSDGVTQLNASAEGVEQVGQHIQNMLLRISEVARQTQSQAATGEQLSMAVQGISRVSEQNDAAIRTLLEQSHQLRHQASSLELQLAEFRD, encoded by the coding sequence ATGTCTCAACGCACCCTGCTTTTCAAGCTGTTCTGGACGGCATTAACCGGCACTCTGGGGGTGCTTGTTCTGTTGATAGGCTCGATTGCCTATCTGTCGTATGGCACCTCCCTCAAGGAAAATGCCGAGCGGGTCGACGCTACCGTCAAGACCAACGTCGCTCAGGTCGAAACGCAATTCGGGGTGGGCTGGACGGTTGCCGAGTCAGTGGCCAGTGCCGCGCTGGCGATGCATCGGGCTCAAGTGAGCCGGCAGGCTGCGGATGAAGTGACGCACCAGATATTCGAATCCAATCCACAGTTGTTGGGGTTGGGGCATTACTGGGAGCCGGACGCCTTTGATGGCAAGGATGCGGAGTTCGTCAATCACCCGGGTCATGATTCCACGGGCCGATATGTCGTGTACTGGAACCGGTCCAGTGGCCGCGTAGGCTCGGAGCCGCTGGTCAACTATGTGCCGGAAGGACCTGATAACCAGTATTACTACCGGCCGCTGCGCACGCGCGAAGCATGGGCAACCGACCCGTACGCGTACAGCACCACCAGCGGTCAGCAACTGATGATGGTGTCCATCATGATCCCGTTGATCGAAAACGGGAAAGCCATCGGTACCGCAGGCGTGGACATTCCCCTGTCGGGCATCACCCAACAATTGGCGAAGATCGATCTTTTCAACGGCTACGGGGCGTTGATTTCAACCGACGGGTTGTACGCCAGTCATCCTGACTCAGCCCGTTGGGGCAAGCAGGCCGACAACATACCGGAAGCCGCGCGGGAGGCCATCAAGGCAGGGCAGCATTACGCATTTCAGCGTGATGGGTGGGAGTACGTGCTGGAACCTGTGCGGATCGGCAAATCACCCAATCAGTGGTCCCTGATGGTGGCGTACCCGATTGAAGTCGCGATGGCCGGCATTCACCATTTCCTGGTGACTGCAATGTTCGTCGGTCTCGGCGGCCTGCTGATACTTGCGCTTGCGCTGTGGATCGTCTTGCGTTGGCAGATTCGCCCGCTGTCGACACTGACCGTAGGCATACAGGGGTGGCAAGGTCACCTGGGGTTGCGTTTCCAGGCGAGCAGTCAGGATGAAACCGGACGCCTGGCCACCGCATTCAATCAGTTCATCAGTCGTCTCGGCGTGCTCGTCAGCGCGATTCGAGAAGGCAGCACTGTGCTCCTTCAGACCTCTGATCTGTTGAATACCACCACCACGTCTGTCGCGGAGCGCGCCACCGTACAACACACCGCCACGGAAGAAATGGGACAGGGCGTCGCTGCACTTGCGCAGTCGGTCAGCGAGGTCTCCCATCAAGCGGAGGACATGGAAAGCGTGGCACGTGATACCGAAACCCTGACGTCGAAGATGTCAGCTGAAATGGCACTCACCGTTGCAGGCATCACGCACATCGATCACACCATGGACACCGTCGCGCAGACTGTCGAGGGGCTGGAAAGGCGTTCGCAGGATATTGCGGGCATCATCGCCGTTATTCGAAGCATTGCGGATCAGACGAATCTGTTGGCGTTGAATGCCGCCATTGAAGCCGCCCGTGCCGGAGAGCATGGCAGGGGGTTTGCGGTGGTGGCCGACGAGGTCCGGCAACTGGCGGAGCGCACGAGCGGTTCAACCCGTGAGATCGGTGTCATGATCGGTGCGATTGGCGAAGACGTGAAAAACACGGTCGCGAATGTCAGCGAAGTGAGGCATGCCGTCAGCGACGGCGTGACGCAGTTGAACGCCTCGGCCGAAGGGGTGGAGCAGGTCGGTCAGCACATTCAGAACATGCTGCTGCGCATCAGCGAGGTCGCGCGCCAGACCCAAAGTCAGGCGGCGACAGGGGAGCAACTGTCGATGGCAGTGCAGGGGATCAGCCGTGTGTCGGAGCAGAATGACGCTGCCATCCGCACATTGCTCGAACAGTCTCATCAGTTGCGCCATCAGGCGAGCTCGCTGGAACTTCAACTGGCTGAGTTCAGGGACTGA
- a CDS encoding OprD family porin codes for MSATASVTAYAGDDQAAEAGFVEGASLTVDLKNYYFNHDRHNGQQDSKEWAQGFIGVFQSGFTQGPVGFGVDAIATLGVKLDGGGGSGGSSILPTTAPNPAKDNLYGKAPDSFSSAGGAVKMKAFDTVLKAGDMLLNNPVIAGGATRMLPMTFRGVSLTNNSIDHLILDAGQVSFNKLFNQSGNSRLGTYYGTLPDGQKSQHMSWMGASYNGVPGMTTSLYASQLKDIWSQYYYDLDYVWQVSEQLSLNPGFHYYHTQDSGKALYGSINNNTFSVHLGMTLENQTLIASMQKVNGNTPFDYILDGDSIYLDNSQQWSDFNAPGEKSWKLQYIYDFAGWGLSGLTSSISYIRGTMDLTKATTAVDSGYSYYNPDGRDAKHWERDADIKYTVKGGAAKNLSVRLRWATNRGGDGYKAVDHNADEYRVIVDYPINIF; via the coding sequence ATGTCCGCCACAGCGTCCGTGACGGCTTATGCCGGTGACGATCAAGCTGCGGAGGCTGGATTCGTTGAGGGTGCCTCACTGACCGTTGACTTGAAAAACTATTATTTCAATCACGATCGACACAATGGCCAACAGGACAGTAAAGAGTGGGCCCAAGGATTCATCGGCGTGTTCCAGTCAGGGTTTACCCAGGGACCTGTGGGTTTTGGCGTGGACGCTATCGCAACCCTGGGGGTGAAACTGGACGGTGGCGGTGGGAGCGGTGGTTCATCCATTCTGCCGACCACAGCCCCCAATCCTGCCAAAGATAATCTCTACGGCAAAGCGCCGGACTCCTTCTCGTCGGCGGGTGGCGCAGTCAAGATGAAAGCGTTCGACACCGTGCTGAAGGCGGGTGACATGTTGCTCAACAATCCTGTGATTGCCGGTGGGGCTACGCGCATGCTGCCGATGACCTTTCGCGGGGTCAGTTTGACCAACAACAGCATCGACCATCTCATCCTGGACGCGGGTCAAGTGAGCTTCAACAAACTGTTCAATCAGAGTGGGAACAGTCGGCTGGGCACCTATTACGGTACGTTGCCCGACGGCCAAAAAAGCCAGCATATGAGCTGGATGGGCGCCTCGTACAACGGTGTTCCGGGGATGACGACGAGCCTTTACGCTTCGCAACTCAAAGACATCTGGAGCCAGTACTACTACGACCTGGATTACGTCTGGCAGGTGAGCGAGCAACTGAGCCTGAATCCCGGCTTTCACTACTATCACACACAGGACAGCGGCAAGGCCCTCTACGGCAGTATCAACAACAACACCTTCAGCGTGCATTTAGGCATGACGTTAGAAAACCAGACGCTGATCGCCTCGATGCAAAAGGTCAATGGCAATACCCCCTTCGACTACATTCTGGACGGCGACAGCATTTACCTGGACAACTCGCAGCAGTGGTCGGACTTCAACGCCCCCGGCGAAAAATCCTGGAAACTGCAATACATCTATGACTTCGCTGGCTGGGGGCTTTCAGGACTTACCTCATCGATTTCCTACATTCGCGGCACGATGGATCTGACCAAGGCAACCACCGCTGTCGATTCCGGCTACAGCTACTACAACCCCGATGGCCGAGATGCCAAGCATTGGGAGCGTGACGCAGACATCAAATACACCGTGAAAGGGGGTGCCGCGAAAAATCTGTCAGTGCGTCTGCGCTGGGCGACTAACCGCGGCGGTGACGGGTATAAGGCGGTCGATCACAACGCGGATGAATACCGGGTGATCGTGGACTATCCCATTAATATCTTCTGA
- a CDS encoding antibiotic biosynthesis monooxygenase, which translates to MRIAAINTVTVKAKPGQTAHVLSVLSEMTEHFHAQSGCLSYGAVESKSQPELLVVTGHWSCPGCMNSHFLNPALQTFSTLLESNTVRSLSFHHTVFEPNKKEPRSS; encoded by the coding sequence ATGCGAATTGCCGCCATTAATACGGTGACCGTCAAGGCAAAACCTGGCCAGACAGCCCATGTTCTTAGTGTGTTATCAGAAATGACTGAACACTTTCACGCTCAGTCAGGCTGCCTGTCTTACGGGGCTGTTGAAAGTAAAAGCCAACCAGAGTTATTAGTGGTGACGGGGCACTGGAGTTGCCCGGGTTGCATGAACAGTCACTTTCTTAATCCTGCGCTACAGACGTTTTCAACGCTGCTCGAATCAAACACCGTGCGCAGCCTGAGTTTTCATCACACCGTGTTTGAACCCAATAAAAAAGAGCCTCGTTCATCGTGA
- a CDS encoding dipeptidase has product MSAQALHNDSIIIDGLIIAKWNRALFEDMRKGGVTAANCTVSVWEGFKATVDCIAANQKLMRDNSDLVLPVRTTADILEAKATGKTGIFFGFQNTYAFEDQLGYVDIFKQLGVGIVQMCYNTQNLVGTGCYERDGGLSGFGHEVVAEMNRVGIMCDLSHVGPKTSEEVILASKKPVCYSHCLPTGLKQHPRNKSDEELRFIADHGGFVGVTHFAPFMAKGIDSTVDDYAEAIEYTMNIVGEDAIGIGTDFTQGHGHEFFEYLTHDKGYARRLTNFGKVINPLGLRTIGEFPNLTETLLKRGHSERVVGKIMGGNWLNVLKDVWGE; this is encoded by the coding sequence ATGAGTGCACAGGCATTACACAATGACAGCATCATCATTGATGGGTTGATCATTGCGAAATGGAACAGAGCGCTGTTCGAGGACATGCGCAAAGGCGGGGTAACGGCCGCGAACTGTACCGTGTCAGTCTGGGAGGGGTTTAAAGCGACCGTCGACTGCATTGCCGCCAACCAGAAACTTATGCGGGACAATAGCGACTTGGTGTTGCCGGTACGCACTACCGCCGACATCCTCGAAGCCAAGGCCACTGGAAAGACAGGCATTTTCTTTGGTTTTCAAAATACTTATGCCTTTGAAGATCAATTGGGTTACGTGGATATCTTCAAGCAACTGGGCGTCGGTATCGTACAGATGTGCTACAACACGCAGAATCTGGTGGGTACCGGGTGTTATGAGCGCGATGGCGGCCTTTCGGGTTTTGGGCATGAGGTCGTTGCCGAGATGAACCGCGTTGGCATCATGTGCGACCTGTCCCACGTGGGCCCTAAGACCAGTGAAGAGGTGATCCTGGCATCGAAGAAGCCGGTCTGTTATTCCCACTGTTTGCCTACGGGGCTCAAGCAGCACCCGCGCAACAAGTCAGACGAAGAACTCAGGTTCATTGCTGACCATGGTGGGTTTGTCGGGGTGACCCATTTCGCGCCCTTCATGGCGAAAGGTATCGACTCCACGGTGGATGATTATGCCGAAGCCATCGAGTACACCATGAACATCGTGGGTGAAGATGCCATCGGTATCGGCACTGATTTCACGCAGGGGCACGGTCATGAGTTTTTCGAATACTTGACTCACGACAAGGGCTACGCGCGGCGCCTGACAAACTTTGGCAAAGTCATCAACCCACTGGGGTTGCGCACGATAGGCGAGTTCCCGAATCTGACGGAGACGTTGCTCAAGCGTGGGCATTCCGAGCGCGTGGTCGGCAAAATCATGGGGGGTAACTGGCTCAATGTCCTCAAGGACGTTTGGGGGGAGTGA
- a CDS encoding MEKHLA domain-containing protein: MNAMAEEDPVLVATLNLLDSTYRHWTGKHLPCPLIDPHSRAAWIHREAPYSLVFHNNDKDPVFTYGNECALRCFKYSREIFCGMPSRFSASSVDREARQALLNIVETQGVASGYTGYRVDRYGHAFMIYDGIVWEVRDETGTRLGQAALFWPHPDTVARIIQIDPR, encoded by the coding sequence ATGAACGCCATGGCAGAAGAAGATCCAGTACTGGTCGCCACCTTGAACCTTCTGGACAGTACCTACCGGCACTGGACGGGTAAGCATCTTCCGTGTCCGCTGATTGATCCCCACTCTCGCGCAGCGTGGATCCACCGAGAAGCACCCTATAGCCTGGTGTTTCACAACAATGATAAGGACCCGGTTTTCACATACGGCAATGAGTGTGCACTGCGTTGCTTCAAATACAGCCGAGAGATTTTTTGCGGCATGCCGTCCAGGTTCAGCGCATCGAGCGTTGATCGGGAGGCTCGCCAAGCGCTTCTGAACATCGTCGAAACCCAAGGCGTTGCCTCCGGATACACGGGCTATCGCGTAGACCGGTATGGCCACGCTTTCATGATTTACGACGGCATCGTCTGGGAGGTGCGGGACGAAACAGGCACACGTCTCGGGCAAGCGGCGCTGTTCTGGCCGCATCCGGACACTGTCGCAAGAATCATCCAAATTGACCCTAGATAG
- a CDS encoding PhoPQ-activated protein PqaA family protein: MKTSARLVRASLALCLTAPITACLADTAIGTQCAKPSESSDTSVLPCYVKHIASQPLIYQKKGSTELPGVSLNSFQLTSQEWSPGDIVSPAQWSHDVDLYIPDHAIRRKALLIVSNGTNHVSGNQQPFPANDFSQEQLAEIARSTHTIVVAVSNIPNQFLTLGTNPPSREDVSAAQSWRLFMENPRQRATLPLQVPMVAAVSRTMDLAQAELKPWAVDQFILSGASKRGWTAWLTSIADRRVVAIAPLVTDLFDTKATFKHIYRSYGGNWPIAFAPYYAEGITEKIDTDAFASLMQIQDPSQYANTRYRSRLSIPKYLINASGDDFFVPDNARRYYHRLPGEKALRLVPNSDHAGIRNVSTPALISLLNRLQRNATLPDLDARLVSKGHEQFIQVQFSEKPSQLKLWSAENSSARDFRYACGVRYSAEVVEATADGKILSVKIPEESGGWRASFIEATYKDGFIATTPAFITPQGKFPEQAPPSSGGACQTLPGR; encoded by the coding sequence ATGAAAACTTCCGCACGACTGGTCAGGGCCTCTCTCGCGCTGTGCCTGACCGCCCCCATCACTGCCTGTCTGGCAGACACCGCCATCGGAACGCAATGCGCCAAACCGTCAGAATCGAGCGACACATCGGTGTTGCCGTGTTACGTCAAGCACATCGCCAGCCAACCTTTGATCTACCAGAAAAAAGGCAGCACGGAGCTGCCTGGCGTCAGCCTGAACAGCTTTCAACTCACCTCCCAGGAGTGGTCCCCCGGCGACATCGTCTCTCCGGCGCAATGGTCGCACGACGTTGATCTGTACATCCCCGACCACGCAATTCGTCGCAAAGCGCTGCTGATCGTCAGCAACGGAACCAACCACGTGTCTGGCAACCAGCAACCGTTTCCTGCCAATGATTTCAGCCAGGAACAACTTGCAGAGATCGCACGAAGCACTCACACCATCGTTGTCGCAGTCAGCAACATCCCTAACCAATTCTTGACACTGGGCACGAACCCGCCCTCGCGAGAGGATGTCAGCGCGGCACAAAGCTGGCGCCTGTTCATGGAAAATCCTCGGCAACGTGCGACGTTGCCTCTGCAGGTACCGATGGTGGCGGCGGTCTCGCGCACCATGGACCTGGCACAAGCTGAACTCAAACCCTGGGCGGTCGATCAGTTCATCCTTTCAGGCGCCTCAAAACGTGGCTGGACGGCCTGGCTCACTTCAATCGCCGACCGCCGAGTGGTCGCGATCGCCCCGCTCGTGACCGACTTGTTCGATACCAAAGCCACCTTCAAACACATTTACCGAAGCTACGGCGGAAACTGGCCTATCGCGTTCGCGCCCTACTATGCGGAGGGGATTACCGAAAAGATCGACACGGATGCGTTCGCCAGTCTCATGCAGATCCAGGACCCTTCTCAATACGCCAATACCCGCTATCGAAGCAGGCTTTCCATCCCCAAGTATTTGATAAACGCCAGCGGTGACGACTTCTTCGTGCCAGACAACGCACGCCGTTATTACCACCGTCTTCCTGGCGAAAAAGCGCTCCGGCTGGTGCCCAACTCCGATCACGCAGGCATTCGGAATGTCAGCACACCGGCGTTGATCAGCCTGCTCAACCGCCTGCAGAGAAACGCCACACTCCCCGACCTTGACGCACGACTGGTTTCCAAAGGTCATGAACAGTTCATACAGGTGCAGTTCTCTGAAAAGCCGAGTCAACTCAAGTTGTGGAGCGCAGAAAATTCATCGGCACGGGACTTTCGCTATGCGTGCGGTGTTCGATATAGCGCAGAAGTGGTGGAAGCGACTGCCGATGGCAAAATATTGTCTGTGAAAATCCCGGAAGAGTCTGGCGGATGGCGGGCGTCCTTCATCGAAGCGACCTATAAGGACGGCTTTATCGCCACGACACCGGCGTTCATCACGCCACAGGGGAAATTTCCCGAGCAGGCGCCACCGTCCAGCGGTGGCGCCTGTCAGACATTGCCGGGAAGATAG
- a CDS encoding PLP-dependent aminotransferase family protein, with protein MELHVVIQGRKKLSEQLYEQLKNAIENGRLAPGSQLPPSRLLAQQLNISRKTVSDTYTQLTYESYVTGVVGKGTFVSASPCKRPNPLIATQLASATIIERWERIPAPPSDHSLVGTPDINFVGGATHIGAFPQDEWRRCVNYALRRIQTTAGSYNRPEGIPPLRHAIAQYIAFSRGLTCLLSDIVVCNGTQQALDLIARVVLEPGTVVAVEDPGYPPARRLFASHGAMVVGVPVDDEGIRADLIPDGTQLIYVTPAHQFPLGMPMSMARRRALLERARELGALIIEDDYDSEFRYEGRPTDSLKTMDEYGLVAFVGTFSKTMLPELRIGYAVLPPSIIGAVIKAKLISDWHTSTIPQWALTRFIADGGLLKHVRRCHAIYANRRQRILNRLENDLAPWLDVIPTTAGLHIAARFKTGMDVNYLIERAFQSGIGLYSIERYYYQAEPQPGLLLGFGAIETMDIDPAFDRLQELLQTPFRQSHDKLGENPSLPTYKS; from the coding sequence GTGGAATTACATGTCGTCATTCAGGGGCGAAAGAAGCTGTCTGAGCAACTTTATGAGCAACTTAAGAACGCGATAGAAAACGGGCGCCTGGCGCCGGGGTCTCAGCTCCCGCCCAGTCGCCTACTTGCTCAGCAACTCAATATCTCCCGAAAGACGGTCTCAGACACGTACACCCAGCTGACCTATGAAAGTTATGTGACCGGCGTCGTCGGGAAGGGGACGTTTGTCAGCGCGTCGCCCTGCAAGCGCCCCAACCCACTCATCGCAACCCAGCTTGCGAGCGCCACGATCATCGAGCGCTGGGAACGCATCCCGGCGCCTCCCTCGGACCATTCTCTGGTAGGCACCCCTGACATCAACTTTGTGGGCGGCGCGACGCATATCGGTGCATTCCCCCAAGATGAATGGCGACGTTGTGTCAATTACGCGCTGCGGCGAATTCAAACGACAGCGGGTTCCTACAACCGACCTGAAGGCATTCCGCCTTTACGCCATGCGATCGCGCAATACATCGCATTTTCTCGGGGTTTGACGTGTCTGCTCAGCGACATTGTCGTCTGCAACGGCACTCAACAGGCATTGGACCTGATTGCCCGCGTCGTCCTTGAGCCCGGCACCGTCGTGGCCGTCGAAGACCCCGGCTACCCCCCTGCGCGTCGTCTTTTCGCCTCCCATGGGGCCATGGTAGTGGGCGTACCTGTAGACGATGAAGGCATCAGAGCCGACCTGATCCCCGACGGCACTCAACTGATCTACGTAACCCCCGCACATCAGTTTCCACTGGGCATGCCTATGAGCATGGCGCGCAGACGAGCATTACTTGAGCGCGCCCGCGAACTGGGTGCCTTGATCATCGAAGATGACTACGACAGCGAGTTCCGATACGAAGGGCGTCCGACCGACTCGCTGAAAACGATGGACGAATACGGTCTCGTTGCATTTGTCGGTACGTTCTCCAAGACGATGCTGCCCGAATTGCGCATCGGCTACGCCGTCCTGCCACCTTCGATCATTGGCGCGGTCATTAAAGCGAAACTCATTTCAGACTGGCACACGTCCACGATCCCCCAATGGGCGCTCACGCGATTCATTGCCGACGGCGGCCTGCTGAAACATGTAAGGCGATGCCACGCGATCTACGCCAACCGCCGACAGCGCATTCTGAACCGGCTGGAAAACGATCTTGCACCCTGGCTCGATGTTATTCCCACGACAGCAGGATTACATATCGCCGCGCGATTCAAAACCGGCATGGATGTGAACTATTTGATTGAGCGTGCCTTTCAGTCCGGCATCGGGTTGTATTCAATCGAACGCTATTATTACCAGGCCGAACCCCAGCCGGGCTTATTACTGGGATTTGGTGCTATTGAAACAATGGATATCGACCCCGCCTTCGATCGCTTACAGGAGCTGCTGCAAACGCCCTTTCGTCAGAGTCACGACAAACTGGGCGAAAACCCTTCATTACCGACCTATAAATCGTGA